In one Cupriavidus taiwanensis genomic region, the following are encoded:
- the dapD gene encoding 2,3,4,5-tetrahydropyridine-2,6-dicarboxylate N-succinyltransferase translates to MTQALQALIDQAWEDRASLSPKSAPNDIREAVANVIGQLDSGALRVAEKQGKDWIVNQWVKKAVLLSFRLEDNAPMSAGGFAQFYDKVPTKFANWSGDDFAKAGFRVVPPAVARRGSFIAKNAVLMPSYVNIGAYVDEGTMVDTWATVGSCAQIGKNVHLSGGVGIGGVLEPLQANPVIIEDNCFIGARSEVVEGVIVEENSVISMGVYLGQSTKIYDRETGEIHYGRVPAGSVVVAGNLPSKDGKYSLYCAVIVKKVDAQTRAKTSLNDLLRGD, encoded by the coding sequence ATGACGCAAGCACTGCAAGCCCTGATCGACCAGGCCTGGGAAGACCGCGCCAGCCTGTCGCCCAAGTCCGCCCCCAATGACATCCGCGAGGCAGTCGCCAACGTCATCGGCCAGCTCGATTCGGGCGCGCTGCGGGTGGCCGAGAAGCAAGGCAAGGACTGGATCGTCAACCAGTGGGTCAAGAAGGCCGTGCTGCTGTCGTTCCGCCTGGAAGACAACGCGCCGATGAGTGCCGGCGGCTTTGCCCAGTTCTACGACAAGGTGCCGACCAAGTTCGCCAACTGGAGCGGCGACGACTTCGCCAAGGCTGGCTTCCGCGTGGTGCCGCCCGCGGTGGCCCGCCGCGGTTCGTTCATCGCGAAGAACGCCGTGCTGATGCCGTCGTACGTCAACATCGGCGCCTATGTCGATGAAGGCACCATGGTCGACACCTGGGCCACGGTCGGTTCGTGCGCGCAGATCGGCAAGAATGTGCACCTCTCGGGCGGCGTGGGCATCGGCGGCGTGCTGGAGCCGCTGCAGGCCAACCCGGTGATCATCGAAGACAACTGCTTTATCGGCGCGCGCTCGGAAGTCGTCGAAGGCGTGATCGTCGAGGAAAACTCGGTGATCTCGATGGGCGTGTACCTGGGCCAGTCGACCAAGATCTACGACCGCGAAACCGGCGAGATCCACTATGGCCGCGTGCCGGCCGGCTCGGTGGTGGTGGCGGGCAACCTGCCGTCCAAGGACGGCAAGTACAGCCTGTACTGCGCCGTGATCGTGAAGAAGGTCGACGCGCAGACCCGCGCCAAGACCAGCCTGAACGACCTGCTGCGCGGCGACTGA
- a CDS encoding DMT family transporter, producing MSTKTVAAPPAPADRHAVKASLSILIGASVWGIAWFPYRVLAGWGLGGMHAAALVSAVAAVLSLLAFRRHLGGLRPHWLFVAIGLAAGVTNAGFVWGSVNGHVMRVLLLFYLTPVWTALCARLFLGERLSAAGLALVGLALFGAGLMLWTPAVGVPLPGSAAEWSGLVGGMGFAVNNVLSRRAGQRFPDTDARVRTVVVYLGCTVVGVPAALLLDGPALAIVPGAQVSAAMLVLGLAAVLVVSNSVVQYGLQRLPANRVSLLMLFEIVIAAVSSWWLATEVLSWKEAAGGLCIIAAGALSGLVHRSRAAPALTAGAEAAACH from the coding sequence ATGAGCACAAAGACAGTTGCGGCGCCGCCGGCGCCGGCCGACCGCCATGCGGTCAAGGCATCGCTTTCCATCCTGATCGGCGCCTCGGTGTGGGGCATCGCCTGGTTCCCGTACCGGGTCCTGGCCGGCTGGGGCCTGGGCGGCATGCATGCCGCGGCGCTGGTCAGCGCGGTCGCGGCAGTGCTGTCGCTGCTGGCCTTCCGCCGCCACCTGGGCGGCCTGCGCCCGCACTGGCTGTTCGTCGCGATCGGCCTGGCGGCGGGCGTGACCAACGCCGGCTTTGTCTGGGGCAGCGTCAACGGGCATGTGATGCGGGTGCTGCTGCTGTTCTACCTGACCCCGGTCTGGACCGCGCTGTGCGCACGGCTGTTCCTGGGTGAGCGCCTGTCGGCGGCCGGGCTAGCGCTGGTGGGGCTGGCGCTGTTCGGCGCCGGGCTGATGCTGTGGACGCCCGCGGTCGGCGTGCCGCTGCCAGGCTCCGCCGCGGAATGGTCCGGGCTGGTCGGCGGCATGGGCTTTGCCGTCAACAACGTGCTGTCGCGCCGGGCCGGGCAGCGCTTTCCGGACACCGACGCACGCGTGCGCACCGTGGTGGTCTACCTGGGCTGCACCGTGGTCGGCGTGCCGGCCGCGCTGCTGCTCGATGGCCCGGCGCTGGCCATCGTGCCAGGCGCGCAGGTCAGCGCAGCGATGCTGGTGCTGGGGCTGGCGGCGGTGCTGGTGGTCAGCAACTCGGTGGTCCAGTACGGGCTGCAGCGGCTGCCGGCCAACCGCGTGTCGCTGCTGATGCTGTTCGAGATCGTCATTGCCGCGGTCTCGTCGTGGTGGCTGGCCACCGAAGTGCTGAGCTGGAAGGAGGCCGCCGGCGGCCTGTGCATCATCGCCGCCGGCGCCTTGTCCGGGCTGGTGCACCGCAGCCGCGCCGCGCCCGCGCTGACGGCGGGGGCCGAGGCCGCGGCCTGCCACTAG
- the dapC gene encoding succinyldiaminopimelate transaminase has product MNPRLDLLQPYPFEKLRVLFAQVKAADKPAISFGIGEPKHPTPAFIKQALAESLAGLANYPTTAGSDALRQCIAGWLERRYGLPKVNAATEVLPVTGSREALFAFAQTVVDGTRPGALVLCPNPFYQIYEGAALLAGATPVFANSDPARNFAPAFDRIADEVWQKVQLLFVCTPGNPTGAVLSLEDWKQLFALSDRYGFVIASDECYSEIYFDEGRAPLGALEAAHRLGRGFDRLVVFSSLSKRSNVPGLRSGFVAGDAALLKQFLLYRTYHGGAMNPAVQSASIAAWNDEDHVRENRAAYVRKFSEVTPMLAEVLDVALPDAGFYLWADVSRTGLSDTGFAARLLAEQNVTVLPGSYLAREADGINPGANRVRMALVATPEECLEGARRIVEFCRSLG; this is encoded by the coding sequence GTGAATCCGCGCCTCGACCTGCTCCAGCCCTACCCGTTCGAGAAACTGCGGGTGCTCTTTGCGCAAGTAAAGGCTGCCGACAAGCCGGCCATCAGCTTCGGCATCGGTGAACCCAAGCATCCGACGCCTGCCTTCATCAAGCAAGCGCTGGCCGAGTCGCTTGCGGGGCTGGCGAATTATCCCACAACGGCCGGTTCCGATGCACTACGGCAGTGCATTGCGGGCTGGCTGGAGCGCCGCTACGGCCTGCCCAAGGTCAACGCCGCCACCGAAGTGCTGCCCGTGACCGGCTCGCGCGAGGCGCTGTTCGCATTTGCCCAGACCGTGGTCGACGGCACCCGGCCGGGCGCGCTGGTACTGTGCCCCAACCCGTTCTACCAGATCTACGAAGGCGCGGCGCTGCTGGCCGGCGCCACCCCGGTATTCGCCAACAGCGACCCGGCGCGCAATTTCGCCCCGGCATTCGACCGCATTGCCGACGAGGTCTGGCAGAAGGTGCAACTGCTCTTTGTCTGCACCCCCGGCAACCCGACCGGCGCGGTGCTGTCGCTGGAGGACTGGAAGCAATTGTTCGCGCTGTCCGACCGCTACGGCTTCGTGATCGCCTCCGACGAGTGCTATTCCGAGATCTATTTCGACGAGGGCCGCGCGCCGCTGGGCGCGCTCGAGGCCGCGCACAGGCTGGGACGCGGCTTTGACCGCCTGGTGGTGTTCTCGAGCCTGTCCAAGCGCTCCAACGTGCCGGGCCTGCGCTCGGGCTTCGTCGCCGGCGACGCCGCGCTGCTCAAGCAGTTCCTGCTCTACCGCACCTACCATGGCGGCGCGATGAACCCGGCAGTGCAGAGCGCCAGCATCGCCGCCTGGAACGATGAGGACCACGTGCGCGAGAACCGCGCCGCCTATGTGCGCAAGTTCAGTGAAGTGACGCCGATGCTGGCCGAGGTGCTGGACGTGGCGCTGCCCGATGCCGGCTTCTATCTGTGGGCGGATGTGTCGCGCACCGGCCTGAGCGATACCGGGTTCGCCGCCCGCCTGCTGGCCGAGCAGAACGTGACGGTGCTGCCGGGCAGCTACCTGGCGCGCGAGGCCGACGGCATCAACCCGGGCGCCAACCGCGTGCGCATGGCGCTGGTGGCGACGCCGGAGGAATGCCTGGAAGGCGCGCGCCGGATCGTGGAATTTTGCAGGTCACTGGGCTGA
- the dapE gene encoding succinyl-diaminopimelate desuccinylase codes for MNPTLALTEDLIRRRSVTPADEGCQAILETRLKALGFDCEALVSGPDDFRVTNLWAVRRGTQGKDGKLLVFAGHTDVVPTGPLEQWHSDPFAPTHRDGKLYGRGAADMKTSIAGFVVAVEEFVKAHPAHAGSIGFLITSDEEGPAHDGTVKVVEALAARGERLDYCVIGEPTSVNALGDMVKNGRRGSLSGKLTVKGIQCHIAYPHLGRNPIHDAAPALAELAAEVWDQGNEYFPPTSWQMSNIHGGTGATNVIPGHVTIDFNFRFSTASTPEGLKARVHAILDRHSLDYTLDWTLGGEPFLTPRGELSEALSSAIKAETGFDTELSTTGGTSDGRFIARICPQVIEFGPPNASIHKIDEHVEVRFIEPLKNVYRGVLERLVA; via the coding sequence ATGAACCCCACCCTCGCCCTTACCGAAGACCTGATCCGCCGCCGCTCCGTCACGCCCGCCGACGAAGGCTGCCAGGCCATCCTGGAAACCCGCCTGAAGGCGCTCGGCTTCGACTGCGAAGCGCTGGTCAGCGGGCCCGACGATTTCCGTGTGACCAACCTGTGGGCGGTCCGGCGCGGCACGCAGGGCAAGGACGGCAAGCTGCTGGTGTTCGCCGGTCATACCGACGTGGTGCCGACCGGCCCGCTGGAGCAGTGGCACTCGGACCCGTTCGCGCCGACCCACCGCGACGGCAAGCTGTACGGCCGCGGCGCCGCCGACATGAAGACCTCGATCGCCGGCTTCGTGGTGGCGGTGGAAGAGTTCGTCAAGGCCCATCCCGCCCATGCCGGCTCGATCGGCTTCCTGATCACCAGCGACGAGGAAGGCCCCGCGCACGACGGCACCGTCAAGGTGGTCGAGGCGCTGGCCGCGCGCGGCGAGCGCCTGGATTACTGCGTGATCGGCGAGCCGACCTCGGTCAACGCGCTCGGCGACATGGTCAAGAACGGCCGCCGCGGCTCGCTCTCGGGCAAGCTCACGGTCAAGGGCATCCAGTGCCATATCGCCTACCCGCACCTCGGCCGCAACCCGATCCATGACGCCGCCCCGGCGCTGGCCGAACTGGCCGCCGAGGTCTGGGACCAGGGCAACGAGTACTTCCCGCCCACCAGCTGGCAGATGTCGAACATCCACGGCGGCACCGGCGCCACCAACGTGATCCCGGGCCACGTCACCATCGACTTCAATTTCCGCTTCTCGACGGCGAGCACGCCCGAGGGCCTGAAGGCGCGCGTGCATGCCATCCTGGACCGCCACAGCCTCGACTACACGCTTGACTGGACCCTGGGCGGCGAGCCCTTCCTGACGCCGCGCGGCGAGCTGTCCGAAGCGCTGTCGTCGGCGATCAAGGCCGAGACCGGCTTCGACACCGAGCTGTCGACCACCGGCGGCACCTCCGACGGCCGCTTTATCGCCAGGATCTGCCCGCAGGTGATCGAGTTCGGCCCCCCCAACGCCAGCATCCACAAGATCGACGAGCACGTCGAAGTGCGCTTCATCGAGCCGCTGAAGAACGTGTACCGCGGCGTACTGGAACGCCTGGTCGCCTGA
- a CDS encoding ArsC family reductase has translation MTVLLYGIFNCDTVKKARTWLDANGVAYTFHNFKKQGVDEAMLRGWLRHVPLATLLNRKGTTWRALSDADKARADEEAGAIALMQQSPSLIKRPVLAHDGKVMVGFSADQYASQF, from the coding sequence ATGACCGTCCTGCTCTACGGCATTTTCAACTGCGATACCGTCAAGAAGGCCCGCACCTGGCTCGATGCCAACGGCGTGGCCTACACCTTCCACAACTTCAAGAAGCAGGGCGTGGACGAGGCCATGCTGCGCGGCTGGCTGCGGCACGTGCCGCTGGCCACGCTGCTCAACCGCAAGGGCACTACCTGGCGCGCACTGTCCGACGCCGACAAGGCCCGCGCCGACGAAGAAGCCGGCGCGATCGCGCTGATGCAGCAAAGCCCGTCGCTGATCAAGCGCCCGGTGCTGGCCCACGATGGCAAGGTGATGGTCGGCTTCTCCGCCGACCAGTACGCCAGCCAGTTCTGA
- a CDS encoding MFS transporter codes for MTPSNSPPSGSPPGAAALPARSPARYAVRGIALLTFAFALSQFFRSCLAVMAPELQHDFGLSPAGFGALSSSFFLAFAVAQIPVGIAFDRYGVGRPTALLLAVGALSSILFVLAPNGAAATLAQVGLGLACAPVFMGLLHFASEQLSERDYTRVVSRSNATGMIGSLCATAPLGWAISLVGWRPSMAVSALGMVAACYGVWRCVRDQGHAEARSASWPAMLSESLQLLKLAPLWTLIPVCVAMAAGTAFRNAWSGPYLADVFRLGSAPRGVALTLLSLAGFLTAFLLPVLVRRSTLKTTIAGWSCLAMAGSILLALWPDRGIGSGVAMMALLSTIGMLHPLVMAQGRGLIPPSQRGRGLGLLNTFVFLGSALTSWAFGLIANAGHVRGWPAPTTYAAIFLSAAVLIAAALVPYWFSPAHPTSH; via the coding sequence GTGACCCCCAGCAATTCCCCCCCTTCCGGATCGCCCCCCGGCGCCGCCGCCCTGCCCGCGCGCAGCCCGGCGCGGTATGCCGTGCGCGGCATCGCCCTCCTGACCTTCGCGTTCGCCCTCAGCCAGTTCTTCCGTTCTTGCCTGGCGGTGATGGCGCCGGAGCTGCAACACGATTTCGGCTTGTCGCCGGCGGGCTTCGGCGCATTGTCCTCTTCGTTCTTCCTGGCCTTTGCCGTGGCGCAGATCCCGGTGGGCATCGCCTTCGACCGCTATGGCGTGGGCCGTCCGACCGCGCTGCTGCTGGCGGTGGGCGCGCTGTCGTCGATCCTGTTCGTGCTGGCGCCCAACGGCGCCGCGGCCACGCTGGCGCAGGTGGGGCTGGGACTGGCGTGCGCGCCGGTGTTCATGGGCCTGCTGCATTTCGCCTCGGAGCAGCTGTCCGAGCGCGACTACACCCGCGTGGTCAGCCGCTCCAACGCCACCGGCATGATCGGCTCGCTGTGCGCGACCGCGCCGCTGGGCTGGGCCATCTCGCTGGTGGGCTGGCGGCCGTCGATGGCGGTGTCGGCGCTGGGCATGGTGGCGGCCTGCTATGGCGTGTGGCGCTGCGTGCGTGACCAGGGCCATGCCGAGGCCCGCAGCGCGTCGTGGCCGGCGATGCTGTCGGAAAGCCTGCAGCTGCTCAAGCTGGCACCGCTGTGGACGCTGATCCCGGTGTGCGTGGCGATGGCCGCCGGCACCGCCTTCCGCAATGCCTGGAGCGGCCCCTACCTGGCCGACGTGTTCCGCCTGGGCTCGGCGCCGCGCGGCGTGGCGCTGACACTGCTGAGCCTGGCCGGCTTCCTGACCGCCTTCCTGCTGCCGGTGCTGGTGCGGCGCAGCACGCTCAAGACCACCATTGCCGGCTGGTCGTGCCTTGCCATGGCCGGGTCGATCCTGCTGGCGCTGTGGCCGGACCGCGGCATCGGCTCTGGCGTGGCGATGATGGCGCTGCTGTCGACCATCGGCATGCTGCATCCGCTGGTGATGGCGCAGGGCCGCGGGCTGATCCCGCCGTCGCAGCGCGGACGCGGGCTGGGGCTGCTCAATACCTTCGTGTTCCTGGGTTCGGCACTGACCTCATGGGCCTTCGGCCTGATCGCCAATGCCGGCCATGTGCGCGGCTGGCCGGCGCCGACCACCTATGCGGCGATCTTCCTGTCGGCGGCGGTGCTGATCGCCGCCGCGCTGGTGCCCTACTGGTTCAGCCCGGCGCATCCGACCAGCCATTAG
- a CDS encoding class I adenylate-forming enzyme family protein: MTQPTPLQRPFTTMSVLVREHAAQRPVQRALMHGERVLDYAGLDAAMDRIAAALARDGVRPGAAIAICAASSIEYAAVYLGAVRAGVVVAPLAPSSTPDSLAGMIADAGARIVFIDASVADVLAPVRARLAGTPVVALDGSDAGVPYADWLAPAGTPVTEPEIRPELPLNIIYSSGTTGAPKGIVQSHGMRWAHVSRGAATGYGPDAVTLLSTPLYSNTTLASFFPTIGLGGTAILMAKFDAGQYLALAQRHRVTHTMLVPVQYQRLLAHPEFDRHDLASFRHKFCTSAPCSPALKAEILRRWPGALTELYGMTEGGGGCLLFADQFPHKLHTVGRPATGADVRIIDEAGRELPPGSTGEVVGRSAAMMNGYHNQPEKTAETEWHDAQGQRFIRTGDIGRFDEDGFLVLLDRKKDMIISGGFNIYPSDLEAVVREHPAVSEVSVVGVPSERWGETPVAFVALRADGGASAQEVLAWANERLGKTQRLAAIHAVERLPRSAIGKVLKRELRDRIGTA; encoded by the coding sequence ATGACCCAGCCGACTCCGCTCCAACGTCCCTTCACCACCATGTCCGTGCTCGTGCGCGAGCACGCCGCGCAACGCCCCGTGCAACGCGCGCTGATGCACGGCGAGCGCGTGCTCGACTACGCCGGGCTCGACGCCGCCATGGATCGCATTGCCGCGGCGCTGGCGCGCGACGGGGTGCGGCCCGGCGCAGCCATCGCCATCTGCGCCGCGTCGTCGATCGAATACGCCGCGGTGTACCTGGGCGCGGTGCGCGCCGGCGTGGTGGTCGCGCCGCTGGCGCCGTCATCCACGCCCGACAGCCTGGCCGGCATGATTGCCGACGCTGGCGCGCGCATCGTGTTCATCGACGCCAGCGTCGCCGACGTGCTGGCGCCGGTGCGTGCCAGGCTGGCTGGCACCCCCGTGGTGGCGCTGGACGGCAGCGACGCGGGCGTGCCGTACGCGGACTGGCTGGCGCCCGCCGGGACGCCGGTGACGGAACCCGAGATCCGCCCGGAGCTGCCGCTCAACATCATCTATTCCTCCGGCACCACCGGCGCGCCCAAGGGCATCGTTCAGTCGCACGGCATGCGCTGGGCCCATGTGTCGCGCGGCGCCGCCACCGGCTATGGGCCCGATGCGGTCACGCTGCTGTCGACGCCGCTGTATTCCAACACCACGCTGGCCAGCTTCTTCCCCACCATCGGGCTGGGCGGCACCGCCATCCTGATGGCGAAGTTCGATGCGGGCCAGTACCTGGCGCTGGCGCAGCGGCATCGCGTCACGCACACCATGCTGGTGCCGGTGCAGTACCAGCGCCTGCTGGCGCATCCGGAATTCGATCGCCATGACCTGGCGTCGTTCCGGCACAAGTTCTGCACCAGCGCGCCGTGCAGCCCGGCGCTGAAGGCCGAGATCCTGCGGCGCTGGCCCGGCGCGCTGACCGAGCTGTACGGCATGACCGAAGGCGGCGGCGGCTGCCTGCTGTTCGCCGACCAGTTCCCGCACAAGCTGCACACCGTCGGCCGCCCCGCCACCGGCGCCGACGTGCGCATCATCGACGAGGCCGGCCGCGAGCTGCCACCCGGCAGCACCGGCGAAGTGGTGGGCCGCTCGGCGGCGATGATGAACGGCTACCACAACCAGCCCGAAAAGACCGCCGAGACCGAATGGCATGACGCGCAGGGCCAGCGCTTTATCCGCACCGGCGATATCGGCCGCTTCGATGAGGACGGCTTCCTGGTGCTGCTCGACCGCAAGAAGGACATGATCATCTCGGGCGGCTTCAACATTTACCCGAGCGACCTCGAGGCGGTGGTGCGCGAGCATCCGGCAGTGTCCGAAGTCTCGGTGGTGGGCGTGCCGTCGGAGCGCTGGGGCGAGACCCCGGTGGCCTTTGTCGCGCTGCGCGCCGACGGCGGCGCCAGCGCGCAGGAGGTGCTGGCGTGGGCCAATGAGCGGCTCGGCAAGACCCAGCGGCTGGCCGCGATCCACGCGGTGGAGCGCCTGCCGCGCAGCGCCATCGGCAAGGTGCTCAAGCGCGAACTGCGCGACCGTATCGGCACTGCCTGA
- a CDS encoding tripartite tricarboxylate transporter substrate binding protein → MASTSRPARGRRAWLAAMLATAAAAALPAGAGAETWPARPIQLLIPYPPGGSADLLARPVAAKLQERLGQPVVLEYRPGAGGTIASQALTRAKPDGYTLIMVLAAHAINTSLYPRLPYDTRKDFAPVSLVANLPMILAGSPSLQATNVKELIAAAKAAPGKLTFASAGNGNTGHLAGELFDSVAGIKMTHVPYKGSAQVVTAMLSGEVQVTFDSISTTLPHVKSGKLRALAVTGSQRAAVAPEVPTLAEAGVPGISITGWYAMLAPAGTPQPVIDRLSTEIATVLRQPELKATLAANGYEPVGSTPAALRTHIDAEIDRWSKVVKDSGAQIQ, encoded by the coding sequence ATGGCATCCACATCCCGCCCCGCCCGGGGCCGCCGCGCATGGCTGGCGGCCATGCTGGCCACCGCCGCCGCAGCCGCCCTGCCCGCCGGCGCCGGCGCCGAGACCTGGCCAGCGCGCCCGATCCAGCTGCTGATCCCCTATCCGCCCGGCGGCAGCGCCGACCTGCTGGCGCGTCCCGTCGCCGCGAAGCTGCAGGAGCGCCTGGGCCAGCCGGTGGTGCTGGAATACCGGCCGGGCGCCGGCGGCACCATCGCCAGCCAGGCACTGACGCGCGCCAAACCAGACGGCTACACGCTGATCATGGTGCTGGCCGCGCATGCCATCAACACCAGCCTGTATCCCCGCCTGCCCTACGACACGCGCAAGGATTTCGCGCCGGTATCGCTGGTGGCCAACCTGCCGATGATCCTCGCGGGCAGCCCCTCGCTGCAGGCCACCAACGTGAAAGAGCTGATCGCGGCGGCCAAGGCCGCGCCCGGCAAGCTGACCTTTGCCTCGGCGGGCAACGGCAATACCGGCCACCTGGCCGGTGAACTGTTCGATTCCGTGGCGGGCATCAAGATGACCCATGTGCCGTACAAGGGCAGCGCCCAGGTGGTGACGGCGATGCTGTCCGGCGAAGTCCAGGTCACCTTCGACAGCATCTCGACCACGCTGCCGCATGTGAAGAGCGGCAAGCTGCGCGCGCTCGCCGTCACCGGCAGCCAGCGCGCCGCCGTCGCCCCCGAAGTACCGACGCTGGCCGAGGCCGGCGTGCCCGGCATCAGCATTACCGGCTGGTACGCGATGCTGGCGCCGGCCGGCACGCCGCAGCCCGTGATCGACCGGCTCAGTACCGAGATTGCCACCGTGCTGCGCCAGCCGGAGCTCAAGGCCACGCTGGCGGCCAACGGCTATGAGCCGGTAGGCTCGACGCCCGCCGCGCTGCGCACCCATATCGACGCCGAGATCGACCGCTGGAGCAAGGTGGTGAAAGACTCCGGCGCGCAGATCCAGTAA
- the prmB gene encoding 50S ribosomal protein L3 N(5)-glutamine methyltransferase, with product MATPSPLRTVRDLLRLAVSRFTAARLSFGHGSANAYDEAAYLVLHTLNLPLDTLDPFLDARLLPEEVEAVLKVIDRRVNERVPAAYITHEAYMHGLRFYVDSRVIVPRSFIGELLQEGLEPWVGESDSIGPVLELCTGSGCLPIVAAHVWPNARVDAVDISPDALAVAHRNVADYKMEDRIRLYQGDLYAPLPHGASYDVILTNPPYVNETSMQALPPEYLAEPRIALAGGDDGMDVVRRIIAGAKARLNPGGVLVVEIGNEHANVAAAFPELEIVWLPVSAGDEQVFLLTYDALPG from the coding sequence ATGGCAACGCCCTCTCCCCTGCGCACCGTGCGCGACCTGCTGCGCCTGGCCGTGTCGCGCTTCACTGCCGCGCGCCTGTCCTTCGGCCACGGCAGCGCCAACGCCTATGACGAGGCGGCCTACCTGGTGCTGCATACGCTCAACCTGCCGCTCGATACGCTCGATCCCTTCCTCGACGCGCGGCTGCTGCCCGAGGAAGTCGAGGCCGTGCTCAAGGTGATCGACCGCCGCGTCAACGAGCGCGTGCCGGCGGCCTACATCACGCATGAGGCGTATATGCACGGCCTGCGCTTCTACGTCGATTCACGCGTGATCGTGCCGCGCAGCTTTATCGGCGAACTGCTGCAGGAAGGCCTCGAGCCCTGGGTCGGCGAGAGCGACAGCATCGGCCCGGTGCTGGAGCTGTGCACCGGCTCCGGCTGCCTGCCGATCGTGGCCGCGCACGTCTGGCCGAACGCCCGCGTCGACGCGGTCGACATCTCGCCCGACGCGCTCGCCGTGGCGCACCGCAATGTGGCCGACTACAAGATGGAAGACCGCATCCGGCTGTACCAGGGCGACCTGTACGCGCCGCTGCCGCACGGCGCCAGCTACGACGTGATCCTGACCAACCCACCCTACGTCAACGAGACCTCGATGCAGGCGCTGCCGCCGGAATACCTGGCCGAGCCGCGCATCGCGCTGGCCGGCGGCGACGACGGCATGGACGTGGTGCGGCGGATCATCGCCGGGGCCAAGGCGCGCCTGAATCCGGGCGGCGTGCTGGTGGTGGAGATCGGCAACGAGCATGCCAACGTGGCAGCCGCCTTCCCGGAACTGGAGATCGTGTGGCTGCCGGTCAGCGCGGGGGATGAGCAGGTGTTCTTGCTGACGTACGACGCGTTGCCGGGCTGA
- a CDS encoding ferritin-like domain-containing protein, with protein MSEPSAAARPWSVSDIHYEAIDVARVRGDRDLFYLLVSASFIESGSDTYAGNLATYYARVPEAAGWLAAHWEAEELQHGVALRRYVEHVWPEFDWERGYARFFDEYRQTCSIDQFEPTEALEMAARCVVETGTAAYYRALEQASDEPVLRDLTRRISNDEVRHYKHFFHFFNRFAEAERPGRLRVLRALARRLLEIKNEDAAIALRNVLRMERGVESVPEAEVRALNTRVSGVIRRNIPIEMTVKMLLRPLHLHRGVERAVRAPLVAMVSRVILH; from the coding sequence ATGAGTGAACCGTCAGCGGCCGCCCGGCCGTGGTCTGTCAGCGACATCCATTACGAGGCGATCGACGTGGCGCGCGTGCGCGGCGACCGCGACCTGTTCTACCTGCTGGTGTCGGCATCGTTCATCGAGAGCGGCTCCGACACCTATGCCGGCAACCTTGCCACCTATTACGCCCGCGTGCCCGAAGCCGCCGGCTGGCTTGCCGCGCACTGGGAAGCCGAGGAACTGCAGCATGGCGTGGCGCTGCGGCGCTATGTCGAACATGTCTGGCCGGAATTCGACTGGGAGCGCGGCTATGCGCGCTTTTTCGACGAGTACCGCCAGACCTGCTCGATCGACCAGTTCGAGCCCACCGAGGCGCTCGAGATGGCGGCCCGCTGCGTGGTCGAGACCGGCACCGCGGCCTACTACCGGGCGCTCGAGCAGGCCAGCGACGAACCGGTGCTGCGCGACCTGACGCGGCGCATCTCCAACGACGAGGTGCGACACTACAAACACTTCTTCCACTTCTTCAACCGCTTCGCCGAAGCCGAGCGCCCGGGCCGGCTGCGCGTGCTGCGCGCGCTGGCGCGCCGGCTGCTGGAGATCAAGAACGAGGACGCGGCGATCGCGCTGCGCAACGTGCTGCGCATGGAACGCGGGGTCGAGTCGGTGCCCGAGGCGGAGGTGCGCGCGCTCAATACGCGCGTGTCAGGCGTGATCCGCCGCAATATCCCGATCGAGATGACCGTCAAGATGCTGCTGCGCCCGCTGCACCTCCACCGCGGCGTCGAGCGCGCGGTGCGCGCACCGCTGGTGGCGATGGTGTCGCGGGTGATCCTGCACTGA